The following are from one region of the Treponema denticola genome:
- the gatB gene encoding Asp-tRNA(Asn)/Glu-tRNA(Gln) amidotransferase subunit GatB produces MLKHGNLEYEIIIGCEIHCQLLTKTKAFCSCENRYGGIPNTRICPCCLGLPGALPRVSKEYVEFGIKAGHALGCRINNFSKFDRKHYFYPDLVKGYQITQFYTPLCEEGEVEVNLAAQNEEPKFKKIRIERIHLEEDVGKSLHVEGSHSYIDFNRSGVPLIEIVSKPDMSTPDEAAKYMQTIREILKFIGVTDGNMEEGALRCDANVNLKIIDNGVEFRTPISEIKNMNSFKAVKDACTYEVSRQLEEYNSKDRIAFKTGFKRTMGWDEPSGQTVVQRTKTIAEDYRFMPEPDLRALELSDKFIKEVSDSVGELPEAKRLRFKKEYHLSEFDVQTLTSERELAEWFEEAAKKSSSPKKCANWILAEVLAILNETNSSLSDLKFGPEAIAELVNVIEEGKITSKQAKDVFAEMIACGKKPSAVIAEKGMEQVSDSSFIEKIVEEVFAENAEAVQDWKNGKTNVAGWLMGQVMKKSGGKANPKQAADLVNKRLTQ; encoded by the coding sequence ATGCTTAAACACGGCAATTTAGAATACGAAATAATTATAGGCTGCGAAATACACTGTCAGCTTTTAACAAAGACAAAGGCTTTTTGTTCTTGCGAAAACCGTTACGGCGGAATTCCAAACACGAGGATCTGCCCCTGCTGTCTCGGTCTGCCCGGAGCTCTTCCAAGGGTAAGCAAGGAATATGTAGAATTCGGAATTAAGGCAGGACACGCCCTCGGCTGCCGGATAAATAATTTTTCCAAATTCGACAGAAAGCATTATTTTTATCCCGACCTTGTAAAGGGCTATCAGATAACTCAATTTTACACACCTCTATGCGAAGAAGGTGAAGTTGAGGTGAACCTTGCCGCTCAAAATGAGGAACCTAAATTCAAAAAGATAAGAATTGAAAGAATCCATTTGGAAGAAGACGTAGGTAAGAGCCTTCATGTAGAAGGCTCGCACAGTTATATTGATTTTAACCGCTCAGGCGTTCCTCTAATAGAAATTGTTTCAAAGCCGGATATGTCTACGCCCGATGAGGCTGCAAAATATATGCAGACAATCAGAGAGATTTTAAAATTTATCGGCGTTACCGACGGCAACATGGAAGAAGGAGCCTTGCGCTGCGATGCAAATGTCAACCTAAAAATCATAGACAACGGCGTGGAATTTAGAACTCCTATTTCCGAAATAAAAAACATGAACTCCTTTAAGGCTGTAAAGGATGCCTGCACCTATGAGGTTTCCCGTCAACTGGAAGAATACAACAGCAAAGACCGCATCGCTTTTAAGACGGGCTTTAAACGCACTATGGGCTGGGATGAACCTTCGGGGCAGACCGTAGTTCAGCGTACAAAAACAATAGCGGAAGATTACCGCTTTATGCCCGAACCGGATTTAAGGGCCTTGGAGTTGAGCGATAAGTTTATCAAAGAGGTAAGTGATTCGGTCGGAGAATTACCGGAAGCAAAACGGCTCCGTTTTAAAAAAGAATATCACTTGTCGGAATTCGATGTTCAAACACTGACCTCTGAAAGAGAGCTGGCGGAATGGTTTGAAGAGGCGGCTAAAAAATCTTCTTCTCCCAAAAAATGTGCCAACTGGATATTGGCGGAAGTTCTGGCTATTTTAAACGAAACAAACTCTTCTCTTTCGGATTTAAAATTCGGGCCTGAAGCTATAGCCGAGCTTGTAAATGTTATTGAAGAAGGAAAGATAACAAGCAAACAGGCCAAAGATGTTTTTGCCGAGATGATAGCTTGCGGTAAAAAGCCTTCTGCCGTAATAGCCGAAAAAGGCATGGAACAGGTAAGCGATTCTTCCTTTATCGAAAAAATTGTAGAAGAAGTTTTTGCCGAAAATGCCGAAGCCGTTCAAGATTGGAAAAACGGAAAGACCAATGTTGCAGGCTGGCTTATGGGACAGGTTATGAAAAAATCAGGCGGCAAGGCCAACCCAAAACAAGCGGCTGACCTTGTAAATAAAAGACTGACACAGTAA
- a CDS encoding DUF6966 domain-containing protein, protein MKQFPDFLRENDRYYIYALQALKQLFTETSCTWRKWIETDIEEYLSTGSVEHHLGAYGGMGSINDIWICKVNNHTINDEAEPWVNELMEYLKCLSYGIANIIKAGKKINIKKIFTESRTRKILTGIQCESCGFSQIHKRETDSYLASLLLPNMVKEAVLQNKTEELISACLIPDIPNLVEERARIIKLAEQSGIGFSVSKNSRCKKCGGDTRIKYWKLDGKRI, encoded by the coding sequence ATGAAACAATTTCCGGATTTTCTAAGAGAAAATGATAGATACTATATTTATGCATTGCAAGCTTTAAAACAATTATTTACCGAAACATCCTGTACTTGGCGAAAATGGATTGAAACCGATATTGAAGAATACTTAAGCACAGGCAGCGTTGAGCATCATCTTGGGGCTTACGGAGGAATGGGCAGCATAAATGATATTTGGATTTGCAAGGTAAATAATCATACTATAAACGACGAGGCTGAACCATGGGTAAATGAGTTGATGGAATATCTTAAATGCCTTTCTTACGGAATTGCAAATATAATAAAAGCAGGGAAAAAAATCAACATTAAAAAAATATTCACAGAAAGCCGGACGCGGAAAATCTTAACCGGCATTCAGTGTGAGTCTTGCGGTTTTTCACAAATACACAAAAGAGAAACGGATTCATATTTGGCTTCACTTCTTTTACCTAACATGGTAAAAGAGGCTGTTTTACAAAACAAAACGGAAGAATTGATTTCCGCTTGCCTCATACCGGATATTCCGAACTTGGTTGAAGAAAGAGCGCGGATTATAAAACTTGCAGAACAAAGCGGAATAGGTTTTTCGGTATCTAAAAATTCTCGCTGCAAAAAATGCGGCGGCGATACAAGAATTAAATATTGGAAATTAGACGGAAAACGGATATGA
- a CDS encoding DUF4261 domain-containing protein yields MKEKKSNGDDKILKQDMSQTADRPGMVFMVHLLMEEKCEMPEKEHIHKIMREHLGETDCFCYDGNMAGFAPKKYSVHYEKEKLNVPPQLIIMNCSEIEKPIMDDVSATQLWNCPNGSEILETCKYQVMATDMLAAGLNYKERAEMLVNYVEALLNIYPSCKAVVFETSKKMLTREDILNCTLPQEMRFLHYAVNIRFFNIQGTNDMLVDSLGMSTLFLPDVQYHFHGLNPNGVVNHAYNVLSYIYDNDNPIEDGNTIAGLTDGNMNSDIKWKVQYENSLIQPIREVIDINTGEYASGNR; encoded by the coding sequence ATGAAAGAAAAAAAATCAAATGGAGATGACAAGATTCTAAAACAGGATATGAGTCAAACTGCCGACCGTCCGGGTATGGTTTTTATGGTTCATTTACTTATGGAAGAAAAATGTGAAATGCCCGAAAAAGAGCATATACATAAAATTATGCGTGAACATTTAGGCGAAACGGATTGTTTTTGCTATGACGGTAATATGGCGGGTTTTGCTCCTAAAAAATATTCCGTGCACTATGAAAAGGAAAAACTAAATGTGCCTCCGCAGCTCATTATTATGAACTGTTCTGAAATTGAAAAACCGATTATGGATGATGTTTCAGCTACACAATTATGGAATTGCCCGAACGGCAGCGAAATTCTGGAAACTTGTAAATATCAAGTAATGGCAACGGATATGTTGGCCGCCGGTTTAAATTATAAAGAAAGAGCGGAAATGCTGGTAAATTATGTTGAAGCATTATTAAACATATATCCGTCTTGCAAGGCAGTAGTTTTCGAAACCTCTAAAAAAATGCTGACGAGAGAAGATATTCTAAACTGTACTTTGCCCCAAGAAATGCGCTTCCTCCATTATGCAGTCAACATCCGTTTTTTTAATATTCAAGGAACAAACGATATGCTGGTCGATTCGCTCGGTATGAGCACCTTGTTTCTGCCTGATGTTCAATATCATTTTCACGGCTTGAATCCGAATGGCGTTGTAAACCACGCATATAATGTTTTATCCTACATTTATGATAACGATAATCCGATAGAAGACGGAAATACAATTGCGGGTCTTACGGACGGCAATATGAATTCAGATATAAAATGGAAAGTGCAATATGAAAATTCTCTCATACAGCCGATAAGAGAAGTCATAGACATTAATACGGGCGAATACGCTTCGGGAAATAGATAA
- a CDS encoding ankyrin repeat domain-containing protein, translating into MITIGNIGRFESIPQILNDVLNENISALEEHLLKGWELNKEIRVGKYTALSPLDFALIMEKFQSIKWLTEKGANLNAKEHPSFLLAVRYCNEEVIRYLVSHGAKIDVANNVGSEAFLEAYYGKRFDNLSIIQELGHTAAKYGGQLLRHAVSDRNYKILEFLIEHGADINYNKSDMVYSNQSTPLCVAARYVDLEMCKFLVKHGADLTIAEKDGMRPYSIALEKGDEEMAEYFKSLEPSEFHQTQNKLDGLKPYKLPKKIIEFLTGENLHFDLEDSDFGYIKFFKLIDTIPFKFGRQKLLRLSRSLGDYNDIYIVWNPKTKKIASYDMEHEELIDLASFDDFIENMTKYMNLILE; encoded by the coding sequence ATGATAACAATCGGAAACATCGGAAGATTTGAATCTATACCGCAAATTTTAAATGATGTACTAAATGAAAACATTTCTGCATTGGAAGAACATCTATTAAAGGGATGGGAACTTAATAAAGAAATCAGAGTCGGCAAATACACCGCTCTCTCTCCTTTGGATTTTGCATTGATAATGGAAAAGTTTCAATCTATAAAATGGCTGACGGAAAAAGGAGCAAACCTTAATGCAAAGGAACATCCAAGTTTTCTTCTAGCAGTGAGATATTGTAATGAAGAGGTAATAAGGTATCTTGTTTCCCATGGAGCAAAGATAGATGTAGCGAACAACGTAGGTTCGGAAGCATTTTTAGAAGCGTACTATGGCAAACGTTTTGATAATCTTTCGATTATACAAGAACTTGGGCATACCGCAGCTAAATACGGCGGACAGCTCTTGCGTCACGCAGTCTCTGACCGTAATTATAAAATTCTGGAATTTCTAATTGAACACGGAGCAGATATTAATTACAATAAGTCCGACATGGTATATTCCAATCAATCGACTCCATTGTGTGTAGCTGCAAGATATGTTGATTTGGAAATGTGTAAATTTTTAGTAAAGCATGGAGCGGACCTTACGATCGCCGAAAAAGACGGAATGCGTCCATATAGCATAGCCTTGGAAAAAGGCGATGAGGAAATGGCGGAGTATTTTAAATCATTAGAGCCTTCCGAGTTTCATCAAACGCAAAATAAATTGGATGGATTAAAACCGTATAAATTGCCAAAGAAAATAATTGAGTTTTTAACCGGTGAAAATCTACACTTTGATTTAGAGGATTCCGACTTTGGATATATCAAGTTCTTCAAACTGATTGATACTATTCCATTTAAATTCGGCAGACAAAAATTATTAAGACTTTCCCGCTCTCTCGGAGATTACAATGATATTTATATTGTCTGGAATCCGAAAACAAAAAAGATTGCAAGCTATGATATGGAACATGAAGAGCTCATCGATTTGGCAAGCTTTGATGATTTTATAGAGAATATGACAAAGTATATGAATCTGATTTTGGAATAA
- a CDS encoding TfoX/Sxy family protein: protein MASSKEYLDFILDQLSELEDISYRAMMGEYILYYQGKIVGGIYDDRLLVKPVKSAIAYMPNAGYELPYDGAKEMLLVDDVDSKDFLTGLFKTMFDELPAPKPKRRR from the coding sequence ATGGCATCAAGTAAAGAATATTTGGATTTTATTTTGGATCAGTTATCCGAATTGGAAGACATAAGCTATAGAGCGATGATGGGAGAATATATTTTATACTACCAAGGTAAGATTGTCGGCGGTATTTATGATGACAGATTACTTGTTAAACCTGTAAAATCGGCGATAGCCTATATGCCGAATGCCGGCTATGAGCTGCCGTATGACGGTGCAAAAGAAATGCTCTTAGTTGATGATGTAGACAGCAAAGATTTTTTGACAGGCTTATTTAAAACTATGTTTGATGAACTGCCTGCCCCAAAACCTAAAAGGAGACGATAG
- a CDS encoding GNAT family N-acetyltransferase, whose amino-acid sequence MLHLEKVNGKNIWDILKLRVSETQKSFVAANDISIIEAYITITSNGYVFPFGIYDNETPVGFLMIGFDVHDYWIDAPEIAKGNYNLWRLMIDKAYQNNGFGKDAVKLALDFVKTFPCGKAEYCWLSYEPENQLACKLYSSFGFVETGDMDGEELIAVLKL is encoded by the coding sequence ATGCTTCATTTGGAAAAAGTAAACGGGAAAAACATTTGGGATATTCTGAAACTGCGGGTATCGGAAACACAGAAAAGCTTTGTTGCTGCCAACGATATAAGCATCATTGAAGCCTACATTACAATCACCTCAAATGGTTATGTATTCCCATTCGGGATATATGACAATGAAACACCGGTCGGGTTTTTGATGATTGGTTTTGATGTTCATGACTATTGGATCGATGCACCTGAAATAGCAAAAGGGAATTATAATCTTTGGCGTCTGATGATTGATAAAGCGTATCAAAATAATGGATTTGGGAAAGATGCAGTTAAATTGGCTCTAGATTTTGTTAAGACTTTTCCTTGCGGAAAAGCTGAATATTGTTGGTTGTCTTATGAACCTGAAAATCAACTTGCGTGTAAACTATATAGCTCATTCGGTTTTGTTGAAACAGGTGATATGGATGGAGAAGAACTTATCGCAGTGTTAAAATTATAA
- a CDS encoding ABC transporter ATP-binding protein, with product MSETIIRMKNVTKLYEMGESVVHALRGISFSIDQGEFVSIMGPSGSGKSTCMNMIGCLDRPTSGILEIGGKETAKMTEKELAVLRNKTIGFVFQQYHLLPNMTVLENVMLPLRYQGVERTKRIALAKEALEHVDMGDRLSHGPNELSGGQKQRVAIARAMVTKPHIILADEPTGALDSKTGAQVLNLFKKINESGTTIVIVTHDPGIGASTDRCIKLFDGNIQSDI from the coding sequence ATGAGCGAAACTATTATTCGTATGAAAAATGTTACAAAATTATATGAAATGGGCGAAAGCGTTGTGCATGCCCTGCGAGGCATAAGCTTCAGTATAGATCAGGGAGAATTTGTTTCGATAATGGGGCCGTCCGGTTCGGGAAAGTCTACCTGCATGAATATGATAGGCTGTCTTGACCGGCCGACAAGCGGTATATTGGAAATCGGAGGTAAAGAAACTGCAAAGATGACGGAAAAAGAACTTGCTGTGCTGCGTAATAAAACGATCGGCTTTGTGTTTCAGCAGTATCATTTGCTTCCAAATATGACGGTTTTAGAAAATGTTATGCTTCCGTTACGCTATCAGGGTGTGGAAAGAACAAAACGCATTGCACTTGCAAAAGAAGCTTTGGAGCATGTCGATATGGGCGATAGACTTTCCCACGGTCCTAACGAACTTTCCGGCGGTCAAAAGCAGCGTGTCGCTATTGCTCGTGCAATGGTAACAAAACCGCACATTATCTTGGCCGATGAGCCGACCGGTGCTTTGGACAGCAAAACAGGAGCTCAGGTTCTTAACCTCTTTAAAAAAATAAATGAAAGCGGAACTACAATTGTTATTGTTACTCACGACCCTGGAATCGGAGCAAGTACGGATCGATGTATAAAACTTTTTGACGGGAATATTCAGTCAGATATATGA
- a CDS encoding HEAT repeat domain-containing protein: MPNSTEKILQELEAERLRRQNLTKEDLQKKYAELQRTGFPLSECIGFIADLGGSNQLAYHYELICKDWERDDPLHLDNSFDKHDLAGIDFLFAAINKASTEKIRVFTAYLIAEILVRSKYRDFYTAACNRFVPVLVSHINTKDCVLRRKVLIAVGWIGTAQEIGIFNDRMLHDEDRLCRAWSASGLWQLSCNRLHSQTILPKVKDVFRQAIAAEKDLFACGVMIESAQSLFGKKWISSIAVENKDSVKIEKARKSAVLFLSKD; encoded by the coding sequence ATGCCGAATTCAACGGAAAAAATTTTGCAAGAACTTGAAGCGGAGCGGTTACGCCGTCAAAATCTTACAAAAGAAGATTTACAAAAAAAGTATGCAGAGTTACAAAGAACCGGTTTTCCTCTTAGCGAATGTATCGGTTTTATAGCCGATTTAGGCGGCAGTAATCAGCTCGCTTATCATTACGAATTGATTTGCAAAGACTGGGAGCGAGATGATCCGTTGCATTTGGATAACAGTTTCGATAAACACGATTTAGCGGGAATTGATTTTCTTTTTGCGGCTATAAACAAAGCTTCAACCGAAAAAATACGGGTATTCACCGCCTATCTCATTGCCGAAATTCTTGTGAGGTCGAAATATCGCGATTTTTATACGGCTGCTTGCAATCGTTTTGTGCCGGTACTTGTCTCGCATATAAATACGAAGGACTGTGTTCTGAGACGCAAAGTGCTGATAGCTGTCGGGTGGATTGGGACAGCGCAAGAGATCGGTATTTTTAATGATAGAATGCTCCACGATGAGGATAGGCTTTGCCGTGCATGGTCGGCTTCGGGGCTATGGCAATTATCATGTAACAGACTGCATAGTCAAACAATACTTCCGAAAGTAAAAGATGTTTTTAGACAAGCAATCGCTGCGGAAAAAGACCTTTTTGCATGCGGCGTAATGATAGAGTCGGCGCAGAGTTTATTCGGTAAAAAATGGATATCGTCTATAGCTGTTGAAAATAAAGATTCGGTAAAAATAGAAAAGGCTCGCAAATCTGCTGTGCTATTTTTAAGTAAGGATTAA
- a CDS encoding SDR family NAD(P)-dependent oxidoreductase produces MKKYVVVTGASSGIGYETAKRFAQHGKNIIAVARSKEKLEKLKNEILNTDNLSAEVIIKIYDLTKKENIYTLYNSVKDLDIETWINNAGFGDYCSVENQNLTKMEDMLSLNVEAVSLFSALYVRDFADKEGTQLINVSSVGGYTIVPTAVTYCATKFFVGAFTEGLSRELFASGAKMRAKVFAPAATKTNFGNIANDITDYDYDKAFGRYHSCKQVVDFLIQLYESDKPVGLVNRETFEFSLSDYCFSYVQKVQTLQKTQT; encoded by the coding sequence ATGAAAAAATATGTAGTTGTTACAGGTGCAAGTTCCGGCATCGGATACGAAACGGCAAAGCGATTTGCACAGCACGGGAAAAACATCATTGCGGTTGCACGCAGTAAGGAAAAGCTTGAGAAATTAAAAAATGAAATTCTGAATACCGATAATCTTTCGGCCGAGGTCATCATTAAGATATACGACCTTACCAAAAAAGAAAATATCTATACCTTATACAATTCCGTAAAGGACTTGGATATTGAAACATGGATAAATAATGCGGGCTTTGGAGATTATTGCAGTGTGGAAAATCAAAATCTTACAAAAATGGAAGATATGCTTAGCTTGAATGTAGAAGCGGTTAGTCTTTTTTCAGCTTTGTATGTGCGGGATTTTGCAGATAAAGAAGGTACTCAGCTTATCAATGTGTCTTCCGTCGGCGGGTACACGATTGTTCCGACTGCGGTTACTTATTGTGCAACGAAATTTTTTGTTGGAGCTTTTACCGAAGGCTTAAGCCGTGAGTTATTCGCATCGGGTGCAAAAATGCGGGCAAAGGTTTTTGCTCCCGCCGCTACAAAAACAAATTTCGGCAATATCGCCAATGACATCACAGACTACGATTATGACAAAGCTTTTGGAAGATATCACTCTTGCAAACAAGTTGTAGATTTTCTCATACAGCTGTACGAAAGTGATAAACCGGTTGGGTTAGTAAACAGAGAAACCTTTGAGTTCAGCTTATCCGATTACTGTTTTTCATATGTTCAAAAAGTGCAAACTTTACAAAAGACGCAGACTTGA
- a CDS encoding MerR family transcriptional regulator, whose product MTIKEFAFKLGVSDSTLRYYERIGVLKPICRRKNGYREFMEVDIAWMEFVIRLKATGMPVAQIVEFAELREKGDTTAPERLEMLQEHEKRLLAELEKQNTYLAKIREKIEYYKKLTMKR is encoded by the coding sequence ATGACGATTAAAGAATTTGCTTTTAAACTTGGTGTAAGTGATTCAACTCTCCGTTACTATGAAAGAATAGGAGTGTTGAAACCTATTTGCAGAAGAAAAAACGGATATCGGGAATTTATGGAGGTAGACATTGCTTGGATGGAATTTGTTATCCGTCTAAAGGCAACTGGTATGCCGGTAGCTCAAATAGTCGAGTTTGCTGAGCTTCGCGAAAAGGGTGATACGACTGCACCAGAGCGGCTCGAAATGCTCCAAGAACACGAAAAACGGCTTTTAGCGGAACTTGAAAAACAAAATACCTACTTAGCAAAAATCCGCGAAAAAATCGAATACTACAAAAAATTAACCATGAAGAGGTAA
- a CDS encoding flavodoxin domain-containing protein, whose product MKKTAIIYASIHHKNTEKLVTEIAKKIELNIFNVNKVREIDFSKYETIGFASGIYMGKFHQAIYKFLEEYKTVIPKRTFVICTSGIGKGRYAQKFSSHLKSKGFDVLGSFECKGFDTYGLFKFFGGLAKGHPDAKDIENAVTFIKDIEIINELKI is encoded by the coding sequence ATGAAAAAAACAGCTATTATATATGCTTCGATACATCATAAAAATACGGAAAAATTAGTAACCGAAATTGCAAAAAAAATAGAGTTAAATATTTTCAATGTTAATAAAGTGAGAGAAATAGATTTTTCAAAATATGAAACAATAGGTTTTGCCTCAGGAATTTATATGGGAAAATTTCATCAAGCAATTTATAAATTTTTAGAAGAATACAAAACAGTCATACCTAAAAGAACCTTTGTGATATGCACCAGCGGAATTGGAAAAGGAAGATACGCACAAAAATTTTCTTCTCATTTAAAAAGTAAAGGTTTTGACGTTTTAGGATCATTTGAATGCAAGGGCTTTGATACCTACGGTCTATTTAAATTCTTCGGCGGCCTAGCCAAAGGTCATCCTGATGCTAAAGATATTGAAAATGCGGTAACATTTATAAAAGATATTGAAATAATAAATGAATTAAAAATATAA
- a CDS encoding DUF2004 domain-containing protein, with product MKKMEHQYFGQLNLAAADDVEVIWEKEIQGIDTWLWLGKNVEPSTGILDLYAQFLENIDDKIKEAKKALITYLKDDSYYIDFHIEECGLEDLPSDITEFVSKMTITNLGLWIDSERPHITMDFMIAPDESDEILCVKFGEDVKIISIDWES from the coding sequence ATGAAAAAAATGGAACATCAATATTTCGGTCAGTTGAATCTTGCGGCAGCAGATGATGTGGAAGTAATTTGGGAAAAAGAGATTCAGGGGATAGACACATGGCTTTGGCTCGGCAAAAATGTAGAACCGTCTACCGGCATACTCGATCTTTATGCACAGTTTCTTGAGAACATAGACGATAAAATAAAAGAAGCAAAAAAAGCTCTGATAACATATTTAAAAGATGACAGCTACTATATTGACTTTCATATTGAAGAATGCGGACTCGAAGATTTGCCGAGTGATATTACCGAGTTTGTAAGTAAAATGACGATAACAAATCTAGGCTTATGGATTGACAGTGAAAGGCCGCACATCACAATGGATTTTATGATTGCACCTGATGAAAGCGATGAAATACTCTGTGTAAAATTCGGCGAAGATGTAAAAATTATTTCCATTGATTGGGAAAGTTAA
- a CDS encoding DUF4272 domain-containing protein produces MYIKPEDRREKSNAKIKGMGIACMEELPLRESSKEAKLKSLEEICDRAIACLLSIQLAEDIHNEQGYEESKELFLSLLEKYEVSDCLLEKEKRLFDGTYSEQDVIDVCWTYEAYWSLLWALGLVEDISYPNDICDVERAIKLVGDIDGKVAFKSQCKLRGIEEILDMLDLHYRYHWATEEKRLRPETEIKDLNPDVLMERRRGLEWLISEESDWFDILMDT; encoded by the coding sequence ATGTACATAAAACCTGAAGATCGGCGTGAAAAATCGAATGCAAAAATAAAGGGAATGGGCATTGCCTGTATGGAAGAACTGCCCTTGCGGGAATCATCAAAAGAGGCGAAGCTTAAAAGTCTTGAAGAAATCTGCGACAGAGCCATCGCATGTCTTTTGTCGATTCAATTGGCTGAAGATATTCATAATGAGCAAGGGTATGAAGAATCGAAGGAGCTTTTTTTAAGTTTGCTTGAAAAATATGAAGTATCGGACTGCCTTTTGGAAAAAGAAAAACGGCTTTTTGACGGAACATACAGCGAACAGGATGTCATTGATGTATGCTGGACTTATGAAGCTTATTGGTCGCTTCTGTGGGCTTTGGGCTTGGTTGAAGATATTTCGTATCCGAATGATATCTGTGATGTGGAACGAGCGATAAAACTGGTCGGCGATATCGATGGGAAAGTTGCGTTTAAATCACAATGTAAGTTACGCGGGATAGAAGAAATACTTGATATGCTTGATCTTCACTATCGTTATCATTGGGCAACGGAAGAAAAGCGGCTCCGCCCCGAAACGGAAATCAAAGACTTAAATCCCGATGTTTTGATGGAACGGCGGCGCGGACTTGAATGGCTTATTTCCGAAGAAAGCGATTGGTTCGATATTTTGATGGATACATAA